The sequence below is a genomic window from Thermoplasmatales archaeon.
AATGAAACCTAGTGATAACTGAGCTTTCTTTGAATATCTGATAATTTTTATTCCATCGTTCCTACGAGGAGGACTTTTTTTATTTTATTAGATTTTTCGATTAATAATTCATTTGAAGGATTACTTGTATCTGGTTCTATCATTGCACTATGATTTTTAAATAATAATGACAGAGAGGTTTTTTGTCCTACTACTTACTGACATCTTCTCCATGCTAAAGCATCGGAGATTCCTGCTTCATCGACAGCGGCTTCATCATGAGGTCTAAAGGTCTTTTCCATCTCACACCCTTTTTAACGGGCTTATCAGGCTTAAATTCCCGACTCCTCATGGGTATTCTCTTTGCATATAGTCGTGTCCAAGAAATTTTTTGTTCGCAATTCATCTCCTCTGAAGATCGGAACTTTCTTGCTCAAAAAATTGTAATTGATCAAAATGTATAGGACAATAAATGTAAAACCAATTTAGTTTTGACGTGCGATAAAAGGATTAGTGCATTTCATCCCCCCGCTCCAGGAAAGTTATCCCCTAACATATGAGGCTACCCTGTTTAATAGGACATAGAATTATTCAGTTAAAAATGATACCGAACAGAACAACTACAGATTATGTCCCATCACTTATATTCATAGAGACAACGAAAGCGTGTGAGTATACATGCAGACACTGCAGAGCTGAATCCCAGACCACTCCTGCTCCTGACCAGCTCACCCTTCAAGAAATTAAGGGATTACTGGACCAGATAAAGGAATTATCACAAAGTCCCCCGGAAGTTGTCCTCACGGGAGGAGATCTGCTTCTTAGAAAAGATATCAAGGAAATCATAGCTTATACACATGAGCTTAGCCTTCCTTTTTCAATCAGTCCCGCTGCCTCCTCCCTCCTAGATGATGAGTTCATCGATTTTATAATCGATAACAAGGTTAAGGCAGTATCGCTGAGTATAGATGGAACAGAAGATGGAACTCATGATTGGTTGAGAAGAATTCCAGGAAGCTTCAACCTCACTCTGAATCTGCTTATGCGCATGAAAAAGCGTGGTATCAATGTTCAGGTAAATACAACTGTAATGAGGAGAAACGTTAACGAACTACCACTGCTTGCCTCTCTTGTAAAAGACCTTGGTGTATCTGCTTGGGAGGTCTTCTTCCTTATAAAGACAGGAAGAGGAATTAGATTACAGGATGTCACAGCAGAACAGTATATGCAGATAAATCACTGGCTTTCTGATCTTTCTGAATATGGGCTAAATGTAAGAACGGTAGAAAGCCCGATCAAAAGGGTTATACCCAAGATTAAGGAGATTTCCCCAGACATTCTTAATGGTGAAGTATATACGAGATTGACCAGAGAAACACGATTAAGTAAGAATACGGTGAAAGAACCAGGAATCATTGCACACCGGACTGGCAGTCCACACCACTATTTTCGTGGTACAATGTTTATAGGCCAGGACGGTGTGGTCTATCCATCAGGATTGTTTACTTTTAATCTTGGGAACATACGTAACGAAAAGCTTAAAGATATCATATCAAAACACACAGACGTACTTGATGCTCGTCATTCCGGGCTGATTAAGGGCAAATGTGGTTCCTGCGAATTTCTGGAAAGTTGCGGAGGATCAAGAGCTAGAGCCCTTGCTTATACTGGTGACCCATTTGCAGAGGATCCAGCATGTCTTTATATTCCTCCTAAATACAATATAGAGGTGGAACAACGCCAACACTAGATTGCGCTCTTCAGCCATCACAGGTGGAGAAGAAGGATAGAAAAATTGGTATTGCCATAGCTCTGATTGCTATAGTTTTTATCTTAAAGGCGTTCCTTCGTCGCAAAAAGTCAGATCAAAAACCAAATGATGAACAAAAGGCACATTTCCAGACCACATCCGCGTTGCCAAAGAAGTAATGAATTGATTTTTTATCCGTGTTTTTAATTTAGCCAACGTATATTTTTTATGCAAATAATGAACTATTAACAAAATTGAACGAAGAATAATCGTTTCGCTCTATTTATAATGACGAAAGAGCTTAGGACGATAAGTTTGTGATTAATTTCTACCAGGTGTGTTCAGACTTTCTATGATTTTTGTGGTAGCATATATTATCAGGATTGCTGCAACGAGAGGAATGAATATATTAATTATTGCACCAGCTCTTAAAGAATCACTCTCGAAACGATCTCCCACACGGTATATCCCAACAGCAAGGAATATAATTCCGATAATAAGAGGGATAGCAAAGATGAGTATACCCACAATAAGCCCAAGTAGTGGAGGAAGAGATGAAGGGGGAACATTACTTGGAGAAGCTACAAGTGGAAAAAGAACGGCCAAAAGCAACAATACTAATAAGGTAACGGCAACCTCTGATATGAGTATCATGATGCCTCCGTTGTAACCAATCGAGAAATCATAACTGATCTTCTTTAACCCTCTGAAAGAATCTATTATAAAATAATAAGTGACAATAGTGAGAAGAAGCGATAGCACCAGGATTGGTACAAGATAGCTAAAGTATGCAGAAAGAGATGCAAATGGATTGCTGTTTGGTGAAGATACGTAAGATGGACCGAGGGAGGCAAAGTGTGAATCGAGTATAAATGCAAAGGCATATAGAACGTAAGAAAGAACCGACGAAAATAAGGTTATTATAAACGCGAATCTTAGTTTTCTAATGGAAGAGAGTACTCTTGCATCAAGAGCACCGGGAGATAGGGGCGGAACTCCCGCAGGCTGGAGTGGTTTTCCACAGACCTCACAAAATCTTGCTGAATCTGGATTCTCAAAAAAGCAATTCGGACACTGTTTTGTCATTTATATCTGCAATAAAGAATTCCATATAAATCTATCACTCTGTACAATTTACGTAACTGGATGCAAGGGTCCTGTGGGACAAAACAACAGTTACTCAATCCCCCAGAATTTCACGAGCTGCACGTATTGGTACGACACAGATGATCTTGCTATCCTCCAAGGCATCCATGCCATGCTCAATATTTGGAGGAATAAAGATATGGTCATCGCTTTTTCCAATTGATTTGTTTTTTCCAATCATGATCTCAAGTTTCCCACTAATAATGTAAATCTCATGTTCATAATCGTGATGATGATGAGGCGTAGATTTTCCCTTTTCAATTGTAATAAGACGCATTGAATACGTAGGCGCACCATCGCGGTGAGTAATAAGCCACCTAATCTTTGCCCCACCATCCATTTCATTTCCCTCAATCGCATATGAGTCACGGACAAAACCTTGAGACACCTTTGTAGTTTGCATAATAATCCATGCATAGGCTGTATAAAAATTTGATTGATAGCCGGTCGAATAATTACACGAGTTTCACGTTCAGGCCTGAAATCAGCCTTAAGGCCATTTCTTTGCTATCTCCTGATCGGTGTTCCTATACGGTCAAGATAAATGGTAGTCTTAATCTCTATTCACCAGCACTATCTTGGAATCAACTGCAAACCATTCTTTGCCGGTGAAAACAAGGGGGTTGATGTCAAATGTTCGTATCTCATCCTTAAATTCATTAACAAAATCGGAAACGATAATTGCATAATCGATCAGCTTTTCAGTATCTATCTTTGTCCCCCGAAAATTATCCTTGATCCTGCCTATCGGACTCTCGTCAACCATCTCTTGCAGATAGCTTCTTTCCACTGGGATCAAACCAAATGAAACAGCTCCGACTATCTCAGCACTAATACCTCCAAGCCCGATCATCAGCACCTGGCCAAAAGTGTTGTCAAGATTTGTACCTAGTATTACTTCCACTTTATCCGGAACCATTTCTTCTATCAACAACTGGTGCCTTGGGAAATGTGCTCTCAATACATTGATGTCCTGCCTGAGCTGATCTGCATTCTGTATGTTAAGAAACACGCCACCAATGTCCGATTTGTGTAATATATCACTGCCGAGAACCTTCAAAACACAGGGAAAAGGAGTATTCGGCGAAACATCATCATCCAGAACATAACCTCTTGGAACATTTATACCTTTACTCGAGAGAATTTTCTTAGCCGCGTACTCATCAATGACGTTCCCGTGTGAAATTTCATAGAGGGACTTCACGCAATCTCCTCCTGTACCTAGAATATATCACTAGGTGCTCTGCTGCAGATACAGTTCTTGAAACATCGGGATATGATGGGATCATATTCTTCTCCAGGCTAACTCTTATATCACTAGCTTCTTTATAGCCCAGTACACCAACTATAATTGGTATTCCACTTTCTTTATACTTGAAAATAACATCGACAATGGATTGATCCATTTTAGGTGTCTGGGGGAGCGCAAAGAGTACTACAAGATCAGCTTCGCCACTCTCGTTAATCAATCCGATAACCCTGTCAATCTGTTCAACGCTTCCGTCTGCGGTGAGATCTATCGGATTTTCCGCTGACGCTATAGGAAGGATGATGTGCTTTATCTTCTCTTTTAGGGAATCAGAGAGTTCTGCTATCTTTAGAACTGCCGTCCGCGAAGAGGTTATAAAATCCACAGTCAGGACTCCAACGCCCCCTGCAGTTGTGATTACAACTACACGATTCCCCAGAGGAAGCTTGCTGTAGGCCAGCGCTCTACTCGCGTCGAGGAGCTCTGTTTCGTTTGCGACTCTAATTACACCCGCTTGTTTAAGAATTCCGTCGAGAACTCTGTCGTTGGTGGCCAGAGAACCTGTGTGAAGTTGCGCTGCCTTAGCAGAGACATTCGTTCTT
It includes:
- a CDS encoding radical SAM protein — encoded protein: MIPNRTTTDYVPSLIFIETTKACEYTCRHCRAESQTTPAPDQLTLQEIKGLLDQIKELSQSPPEVVLTGGDLLLRKDIKEIIAYTHELSLPFSISPAASSLLDDEFIDFIIDNKVKAVSLSIDGTEDGTHDWLRRIPGSFNLTLNLLMRMKKRGINVQVNTTVMRRNVNELPLLASLVKDLGVSAWEVFFLIKTGRGIRLQDVTAEQYMQINHWLSDLSEYGLNVRTVESPIKRVIPKIKEISPDILNGEVYTRLTRETRLSKNTVKEPGIIAHRTGSPHHYFRGTMFIGQDGVVYPSGLFTFNLGNIRNEKLKDIISKHTDVLDARHSGLIKGKCGSCEFLESCGGSRARALAYTGDPFAEDPACLYIPPKYNIEVEQRQH
- a CDS encoding DUF973 family protein, which gives rise to MTKQCPNCFFENPDSARFCEVCGKPLQPAGVPPLSPGALDARVLSSIRKLRFAFIITLFSSVLSYVLYAFAFILDSHFASLGPSYVSSPNSNPFASLSAYFSYLVPILVLSLLLTIVTYYFIIDSFRGLKKISYDFSIGYNGGIMILISEVAVTLLVLLLLAVLFPLVASPSNVPPSSLPPLLGLIVGILIFAIPLIIGIIFLAVGIYRVGDRFESDSLRAGAIINIFIPLVAAILIIYATTKIIESLNTPGRN
- a CDS encoding cupin domain-containing protein, yielding MQTTKVSQGFVRDSYAIEGNEMDGGAKIRWLITHRDGAPTYSMRLITIEKGKSTPHHHHDYEHEIYIISGKLEIMIGKNKSIGKSDDHIFIPPNIEHGMDALEDSKIICVVPIRAAREILGD
- a CDS encoding acetate--CoA ligase family protein — translated: MKSLYEISHGNVIDEYAAKKILSSKGINVPRGYVLDDDVSPNTPFPCVLKVLGSDILHKSDIGGVFLNIQNADQLRQDINVLRAHFPRHQLLIEEMVPDKVEVILGTNLDNTFGQVLMIGLGGISAEIVGAVSFGLIPVERSYLQEMVDESPIGRIKDNFRGTKIDTEKLIDYAIIVSDFVNEFKDEIRTFDINPLVFTGKEWFAVDSKIVLVNRD